The Erythrobacter sp. SDW2 region CCGGTCTACGACGAAGCCTGGCACAACCGCCAGCAGGCGGCGCTCGCCGCGCTGCAAACCGCCGACGGATGGCAGGTGCTGCCGGGCGGGCTCAAGTGGCGACGCATCGCCGGAGACGGCAGCGGGCCGCGCCCCACGCTCGAAGACACGGTGACGGTCCATTACGCCGGTACATTCATCGACGGCACCGGGTTCGACAGCTCCTATGACCGGGGCGAGCCGGCGACCTTCCCGCTCGGCCGATTGGTCAAGGCCTGGCAGCTGGCCATTCCGCAAATGGGCGTCGGCGACACCATCGAGCTCTATGCGCCTGCCGATCTTGCCTATG contains the following coding sequences:
- a CDS encoding FKBP-type peptidyl-prolyl cis-trans isomerase codes for the protein MRSIALALLLLPAVAAAQEGPVYDEAWHNRQQAALAALQTADGWQVLPGGLKWRRIAGDGSGPRPTLEDTVTVHYAGTFIDGTGFDSSYDRGEPATFPLGRLVKAWQLAIPQMGVGDTIELYAPADLAYGPAGKGPIPGNATLVFKVELIAIE